A part of Palaemon carinicauda isolate YSFRI2023 chromosome 8, ASM3689809v2, whole genome shotgun sequence genomic DNA contains:
- the LOC137645442 gene encoding putative leucine-rich repeat-containing protein DDB_G0290503, producing the protein MAYIKSVDNFIMFSSMCAFVLAPSLLPEILCVSIGYKVCSELFPRKKNNQIPSTKLIELEGELERERMEKEMLKQENCVLRPIVNNWIRQIDNPFWDCSSDSFGEVFPRHKEDEIRDIKIPFDKIGKEVDEILGARKGNSRDRKFISATKIPLSFNKDKLKIQRLEDQVRNIRDELGRQNKNNEILMEEKNKLELLMHTVNQEKDKLQEEVSRLQKKERDLKNEIRVHKGKIHETECKMQNFESLHNKLYAEISEARAKNENYLKKLQEREDEINRLVLNERKCRAEYKSLDAKNEEIFGENQFLKCKLQQEEQNLQRMTDKLNLEAKNVIELQEELGEKDKKIMAQVLELKRMKNYNQEFEKAFRNIIGENKHLIDENQFITKQLEMLLHFRDNAEQIVMNIDRDLGDCLNYLKDEEEIMRGYYRLPSILGSVIQ; encoded by the coding sequence ATGGCTTACATCAAAAGTGTTgataattttattatgttttcaagTATGTGCGCGTTCGTTTTGGCGCCATCTTTATTGCCGGAGATTTTGTGCGTAAGTATTGGTTATAAAGTTTGTAGTGAATTGTTCCCCAGGAAGAAGAACAACCAAATCCCATCAACGAAATTAATTGAGCTGGAAGGGGAATTGGAACGGGAAAGAATGGAGAAGGAGATGCTAAAACAAGAAAACTGTGTGTTGAGACCGATAGTTAATAATTGGATACGTCAAATAGACAACCCATTTTGGGATTGTTCTTCGGACTCTTTTGGAGAAGTCTTTCCCAGACACAAGGAAGACGAAATAAGGGATATAAAGATTCCATTTGATAAAATTGGTAAAGAGGTCGATGAAATCTTAGGAGCAAGAAAGGGTAACTCAAGGGATAGGAAATTTATATCTGCAACCAAGATTCCCCTTTCCTTCAACAAAGACAAACTCAAGATACAGCGGCTCGAGGATCAGGTACGTAATATTAGAGACGAACTGGGCAGACAGAATAAGAATAATGAGATATTAATGGAGGAGAAAAACAAACTGGAATTGCTCATGCACACGGTGAATCAAGAAAAAGATAAACTCCAGGAGGAGGTTTCACGATTGCAGAAAAAAGAGCGCGACTTAAAAAATGAAATCAGAGTTCATAAAGGAAAGATTCATGAGACTGAATGCAAAATGCAAAATTTCGAGAGCCTTCACAATAAATTGTATGCGGAAATAAGTGAAGCGCGGGCAAAAAATGAGAATTATCTGAAAAAACTGCAGGAACGCGAGGATGAAATCAACAGATTAGTCTTAAATGAGAGAAAATGTCGGGCTGAATATAAATCCCTTGATGCCAAGAATGAAGAGATCTTTGGCGAAAATCAGTTTCTGAAATGCAAGCTTCAACAGGAAGAGCAAAATCTTCAAAGAATGACTGATAAATTAAATTTAGAAGCCAAAAATGTGATAGAGCTACAAGAAGAGCTCggggaaaaagacaaaaaaatcatggcTCAGGTTTTGGAATTGAAGAGGATGAAAAACTACAACCAAGAATTCGAGAAAGCTTTCAGAAATATTATTGGGGAGAACAAACATCTGATAGATGAAAATCAATTCATCACAAAACAGCTGGAAATGTTGCTCCATTTCCGAGATAACGCAGAGCAAATAGTAATGAATATTGATAGAGATTTGGGAGACTGTTTAAATTACTTGAAGGACGAAGAAGAAATTATGAGAGGATATTATCGACTACCCTCAATACTCGGCAGCGTTATACAGTAA